In one Leptospiraceae bacterium genomic region, the following are encoded:
- a CDS encoding RidA family protein, with protein MSFEKRILELGLNLPDAPKAIASYIPAQKSGNLLFTSGQLPVRNGEMLSKGPIRAGMDLNPAFEASKQACLNALSAAKALLGTLDKVEKVLKMNVFVASEPSFTEQHLVANSASELLQLIFGEDGRHARAAVGVSSLPLNASLELELILLLK; from the coding sequence ATGTCTTTTGAAAAAAGGATTTTGGAACTGGGACTTAATCTACCTGATGCACCGAAAGCTATCGCTTCGTACATACCCGCTCAAAAATCAGGAAATTTACTTTTTACTTCCGGGCAACTACCTGTAAGAAATGGTGAAATGCTCTCCAAAGGCCCTATACGTGCCGGGATGGATTTGAATCCAGCGTTTGAAGCCAGTAAACAGGCCTGCTTAAATGCACTTTCAGCTGCAAAAGCCCTGCTGGGAACCCTCGATAAAGTGGAAAAAGTTTTAAAAATGAATGTTTTCGTTGCCTCAGAGCCTTCCTTTACCGAGCAACACCTCGTTGCAAATTCGGCCAGTGAACTTTTACAATTAATTTTTGGAGAAGATGGAAGACATGCAAGAGCTGCGGTAGGAGTTTCCAGCCTCCCTTTAAACGCCAGCCTGGAGTTAGAATTGATCCTGTTATTGAAGTAA
- a CDS encoding SpoIIE family protein phosphatase, translating to MLLEEKLFKEKEVSLDRLGVKIGFYLHFLFYPSLFLFPIEHSPSLIFLTIGYSFVRFFGFIFSKGNRNLKPILYSSSIYLIVLLHYYFYSLDFNVIYRENLFSNNGYYIVFCLVIIMQATRLDKNSIIISSLSSFLVFLIFYFINLHFYNLKILWNEVIFNFIIFSASGFIAFLVYDSRKNAVISYIQLFKEKISLQKDIKLARNVQECLFPANRKLNRLRFEVFRKTHKHIGGDFYDFIQLREGNVGIFLTDVAGHGISSAMVAAILKVMVSNMPYILKLTPDRFLTYLDDKLYSDFNSYHATAIYMFLNFHENEILIANAGHPYILYCPKEGEFREIKTLGTLLGFKIREPVADCFQFALNSGDRFFLYTDGIIECMNNKEEQLGAEGLLKILNAYNHLSLAEIKRNVLLDVLSFQGNSDFTDDAMFLIFEIE from the coding sequence ATGCTTCTAGAAGAAAAATTATTTAAAGAAAAAGAGGTTAGTCTTGATAGATTAGGAGTAAAAATAGGGTTTTACCTGCATTTCCTTTTCTATCCTTCTTTATTTCTTTTTCCAATTGAACACAGCCCTTCTTTAATTTTTTTAACTATCGGTTATAGTTTTGTTCGTTTTTTTGGTTTTATCTTCAGCAAGGGAAATAGAAACCTAAAACCGATTTTATATTCTTCTTCTATTTACTTGATTGTTCTATTGCATTACTATTTTTATTCACTTGATTTTAATGTAATTTATAGAGAGAATTTATTCAGCAATAATGGATACTATATCGTTTTTTGCCTGGTAATCATCATGCAGGCTACCCGTCTGGATAAAAATAGTATTATAATTTCCAGTTTATCATCTTTTTTAGTTTTCCTAATATTTTACTTTATTAATCTTCATTTTTATAACTTAAAAATATTATGGAACGAAGTAATATTTAATTTTATTATCTTTTCTGCATCAGGCTTTATTGCATTTTTGGTTTATGACTCCAGAAAAAATGCGGTTATATCTTATATACAATTATTTAAAGAAAAAATTTCCTTGCAGAAAGATATAAAGCTCGCAAGGAATGTCCAGGAGTGTCTTTTCCCGGCTAATCGTAAACTCAATCGTCTGCGCTTTGAAGTGTTTCGGAAAACCCATAAACACATTGGTGGAGACTTTTACGACTTTATTCAGTTGAGAGAAGGAAATGTGGGTATATTTCTTACAGATGTTGCCGGTCATGGAATTTCTTCTGCCATGGTAGCAGCCATTCTAAAAGTAATGGTATCGAATATGCCCTATATTTTAAAACTCACACCGGACAGATTTTTGACGTACCTTGATGATAAATTATATTCTGATTTTAATAGCTACCATGCTACAGCTATTTACATGTTCTTAAATTTCCATGAAAATGAGATTTTAATTGCCAATGCAGGTCATCCTTATATTCTCTATTGTCCGAAAGAGGGGGAGTTTAGAGAGATAAAAACTCTGGGAACCCTTCTGGGTTTTAAAATTCGAGAACCTGTAGCCGACTGCTTTCAATTTGCATTAAATTCCGGGGATCGTTTCTTTTTGTATACGGATGGTATTATTGAGTGTATGAATAATAAAGAAGAACAACTCGGGGCTGAAGGTCTCTTAAAAATACTGAATGCTTATAATCATTTAAGTTTAGCTGAAATAAAAAGGAATGTGCTACTGGATGTACTCAGTTTCCAGGGTAATAGTGATTTCACCGATGATGCAATGTTTTTAATATTTGAGATAGAATAA
- a CDS encoding enoyl-CoA hydratase/isomerase family protein, translating to MEFQFLKIEKKEKYSIVEINRPEALNALNEEVLKELEKCVEYLESDANMRLFILTGSGKSFVAGADIARMKNFKAEEAYVFSNLGQSVFRKIEHSPLISIAGINGFALGGGLELALACDMRVLSEKAKVGLPEVSLGLIPGFGGTQRLGRLVGKGKAMEVVLSGEMYSAEDAYQMGIANALVSPEALMETCEKYAASILKRGPIATREAKNVINRGLDLSMEEGLYQEKVSFAALFQKEEAKEGLSAFLEKRAPNF from the coding sequence ATGGAATTTCAATTTCTGAAGATAGAAAAAAAAGAAAAGTATAGTATAGTAGAAATAAATAGACCGGAAGCTTTAAACGCTTTAAATGAAGAGGTCTTAAAAGAGCTGGAAAAATGTGTGGAGTATCTGGAATCTGATGCTAACATGAGATTATTTATCCTTACAGGAAGTGGAAAGTCCTTTGTTGCAGGTGCCGATATTGCAAGGATGAAAAATTTCAAAGCAGAAGAAGCCTATGTATTTTCCAATCTCGGCCAATCCGTTTTTAGAAAAATCGAGCATTCTCCACTCATTTCTATTGCCGGGATAAATGGTTTTGCTCTTGGAGGAGGCCTGGAATTGGCTCTTGCCTGTGATATGAGAGTTCTCTCCGAAAAGGCCAAAGTTGGACTTCCGGAAGTGAGTCTTGGTTTAATCCCCGGATTCGGAGGAACTCAGAGGTTGGGAAGACTGGTAGGAAAAGGAAAAGCTATGGAAGTGGTCTTATCGGGAGAAATGTATTCCGCAGAAGATGCTTATCAAATGGGAATTGCCAATGCTCTTGTCAGTCCGGAAGCTTTAATGGAAACCTGTGAGAAGTATGCCGCTTCCATCTTAAAAAGAGGTCCGATAGCAACTCGAGAAGCAAAAAATGTAATCAATAGAGGACTGGATCTGAGTATGGAAGAAGGGCTTTACCAGGAAAAAGTTAGTTTTGCTGCACTATTTCAAAAAGAGGAAGCAAAAGAGGGCTTAAGTGCGTTTTTAGAAAAAAGAGCGCCCAATTTCTAA
- a CDS encoding DUF192 domain-containing protein, whose product MKKRILYFLLFFLPLHLVPEHILRNPLLDISIGGKRLRVEIAASPEARQTGLMFRETMEENTGMLFIFPTEEYRTFWMKNTYLPLSIAYFGKDRILFETMDMRPLQTNEVYPSSGKAMYALEVNQGWYDRNGIKKGAVLNIPDGIRAY is encoded by the coding sequence ATGAAAAAGCGAATTCTCTATTTTCTTTTATTCTTTCTTCCACTTCATTTAGTTCCGGAGCATATTCTGCGAAATCCACTTCTGGATATTTCCATAGGCGGAAAAAGACTGCGAGTAGAAATAGCAGCCAGCCCCGAAGCCAGACAAACGGGGCTTATGTTTCGGGAAACTATGGAGGAAAATACAGGAATGCTATTTATCTTTCCTACAGAAGAATACAGAACTTTCTGGATGAAAAATACTTACCTGCCCCTGTCCATTGCCTATTTCGGGAAGGACAGGATTCTATTTGAAACCATGGACATGCGACCCCTGCAAACCAATGAAGTTTATCCATCTTCCGGGAAAGCTATGTATGCACTCGAAGTGAACCAGGGTTGGTATGATAGAAATGGTATTAAAAAAGGAGCTGTTCTGAATATTCCCGATGGAATCAGGGCGTATTAA
- a CDS encoding alkaline phosphatase family protein — translation MKYIRKSFRSISYIIPLYFILGFTSSIRTHPRVDKLLFFSCFQQKKAVDLASYIFLEKPDIYLFLGDNVYPEGENLEALSLAYKQLNIHPFWKGLKKREAKMFAIWDDHDYGINDGGAENPFQEASKELFLETFSFPPKHPLRNRKGLYYSEVFGEGQEKLRIIFLDTRTFRTPLKKGPLFFRFFSPYIENWETGATFLGNKQWEWLESELQKEEAFLLLISGIQVLPYEHHFERWENFPLERLRLLNLLEKYQKRNLLILSGDRHFAEISRFENQNGFRFLELTSSSLNKPYGDYVVSDNRYRLGNYYSGENYGTIQFDWKRQKLTGELKKKGAGVINRIILNY, via the coding sequence ATGAAATATATCAGGAAATCTTTTCGTTCAATCTCTTATATAATTCCATTATACTTTATACTGGGATTCACATCTTCTATCCGAACTCATCCGAGAGTGGACAAACTGCTTTTCTTTTCCTGCTTTCAGCAAAAGAAAGCTGTAGACTTAGCTTCGTATATTTTTTTAGAAAAACCGGATATTTACCTTTTTTTGGGAGACAATGTCTATCCAGAAGGAGAGAATCTTGAAGCTTTAAGTCTGGCCTACAAGCAGCTAAACATCCACCCTTTCTGGAAAGGATTAAAAAAGAGAGAAGCTAAAATGTTTGCCATCTGGGATGACCATGATTACGGAATCAATGATGGAGGAGCGGAAAATCCGTTTCAGGAAGCATCCAAAGAACTTTTTTTAGAAACATTTTCATTTCCACCAAAACATCCTCTTCGAAATCGGAAAGGCTTATACTACTCAGAGGTTTTTGGAGAAGGACAGGAAAAACTTAGAATTATTTTTTTAGATACCAGAACCTTCCGAACTCCTTTAAAAAAAGGACCTCTTTTTTTTCGATTCTTCTCTCCTTATATAGAAAATTGGGAAACGGGAGCTACTTTTTTAGGAAATAAACAGTGGGAATGGCTGGAATCGGAGCTTCAAAAAGAAGAGGCGTTTTTGCTTCTCATTTCCGGAATTCAGGTTTTGCCCTATGAACATCATTTTGAACGCTGGGAAAACTTTCCTCTCGAAAGACTCAGGCTTTTAAACCTTCTGGAAAAATACCAAAAAAGAAACCTTCTTATTTTGAGCGGAGACAGGCATTTTGCTGAAATTTCCCGTTTTGAAAATCAGAATGGTTTTCGGTTTTTGGAACTAACTTCGAGTTCTTTAAATAAGCCCTATGGCGATTACGTAGTTTCAGATAATCGATATCGATTAGGAAATTATTATTCCGGAGAAAATTATGGAACTATTCAATTTGATTGGAAAAGACAAAAGCTTACCGGAGAACTCAAGAAGAAAGGAGCAGGTGTAATCAATCGAATTATTCTGAATTACTAA
- a CDS encoding alpha/beta fold hydrolase: MFHYSMFEVIQNTDTKVVASSTFFKLREIADKKGDKSVEEFNSKAKPTPIGDELNITTKILQKAIIDFTAGHRPEIEFLNIRDEKMHENMESLRTPTMNYAVGLPLFVKDNPIGVLWGIRKDPLNHLQRREVIRQLSSLFEVIEFVVAKELDGNQDAYMARKNIEKSDSNSMSRYLFYTKIPHQQEPVTSIIFRSHSYKKNYRLDASFIVPTTNGYSVSLKRFIPEKQNDTNIVLLMIPGFFCRRSVMDKLAREMCLSYGYKVFSMDMRGRSRQTLPPHGIRDGWTVDDYVQDDFPAVLKWIKEHHPDDRLVVVGHSMGGMIPRFYTSSYNIIRRIKRDATLPDPEKYIEGIVSITSPNYITLKSNFMGFDTLKKGVNMIPPNFLLDFLINFTTTSVHTAFTTIDLNKFFKFLLNMHSSLRQFSFTIGTKVVNIKDFVGYKQISPSEWYFLIEDVFCEESTKVILQFIRSQLSSEKAFLSYDGRINYTAEQRNFRLPLYSVVGTVDAIVPAEILEEDLQYFNTKNKVTVKYEQGHLGIVFHMPTVKKICKGVDEWIRAL; this comes from the coding sequence ATGTTTCATTATTCCATGTTTGAAGTCATTCAAAATACGGATACAAAAGTAGTTGCCTCTTCCACCTTTTTTAAACTAAGAGAAATTGCTGATAAAAAAGGCGACAAATCGGTAGAGGAGTTTAATTCCAAAGCCAAACCCACTCCTATTGGAGATGAGCTAAACATTACCACAAAGATCCTGCAAAAAGCTATCATTGATTTTACAGCCGGACACAGACCCGAAATAGAATTTCTCAATATCCGTGATGAGAAAATGCACGAAAACATGGAGTCTCTCAGAACTCCTACTATGAACTATGCAGTAGGTCTACCACTTTTTGTAAAAGATAATCCCATCGGTGTTCTCTGGGGAATTCGTAAAGATCCTCTCAATCACCTGCAAAGAAGAGAAGTTATACGACAATTAAGTTCTCTTTTTGAGGTAATTGAATTTGTTGTAGCAAAGGAGTTGGATGGAAATCAGGACGCCTATATGGCAAGAAAGAACATAGAAAAATCAGATTCGAATTCTATGTCCCGCTATCTGTTCTATACGAAGATTCCCCATCAACAGGAACCTGTTACCTCTATTATCTTTCGCTCACACAGCTATAAGAAAAATTACCGTCTCGATGCAAGTTTCATTGTTCCCACCACGAACGGCTACTCGGTCAGCTTAAAGCGCTTCATACCTGAAAAGCAGAATGATACCAATATAGTTCTTCTTATGATACCGGGTTTCTTCTGCCGGCGTTCTGTTATGGATAAGCTTGCAAGAGAGATGTGCCTTAGTTATGGATATAAAGTTTTTTCCATGGATATGAGGGGACGTTCGAGACAGACCCTTCCTCCCCACGGAATACGCGATGGTTGGACGGTAGATGATTATGTACAGGATGATTTCCCGGCTGTACTAAAATGGATAAAGGAACATCATCCGGATGATAGACTGGTAGTAGTCGGTCACAGTATGGGAGGCATGATTCCTCGCTTTTATACTTCAAGCTATAATATTATACGCCGTATCAAAAGAGATGCAACGCTTCCCGATCCGGAAAAGTATATCGAAGGAATCGTATCCATTACTTCCCCGAATTATATTACTCTCAAGTCTAACTTCATGGGTTTTGATACTCTTAAGAAAGGTGTGAATATGATTCCGCCTAATTTCTTACTTGATTTTCTTATAAATTTTACCACCACATCTGTGCACACTGCCTTTACAACAATCGACTTAAATAAGTTCTTTAAATTTCTCTTAAATATGCATTCTTCCTTACGTCAGTTTTCCTTTACCATCGGAACCAAGGTTGTAAACATAAAAGACTTTGTGGGCTACAAACAGATCTCTCCTTCCGAGTGGTATTTTTTAATTGAAGATGTTTTTTGTGAAGAGTCTACCAAGGTTATCCTTCAGTTTATTCGTTCTCAGCTCAGCAGTGAGAAGGCTTTTCTTTCTTATGATGGTAGAATTAATTATACCGCTGAACAACGAAATTTTCGTCTTCCCCTGTATTCTGTAGTAGGAACGGTGGATGCCATTGTGCCGGCAGAAATTCTAGAAGAAGACCTGCAATATTTTAATACAAAAAATAAGGTAACAGTAAAATACGAACAGGGGCACTTAGGAATCGTGTTTCACATGCCTACTGTGAAAAAAATCTGCAAAGGTGTGGACGAGTGGATCCGGGCTTTATAA
- a CDS encoding type I 3-dehydroquinate dehydratase: protein MDPGFIKKARALLVLSLSEEELKILNTYNLESVDILEVRFDLCSTDFIKKELTSILKNIKKPLIFTYRVPADSSLEGNRDLKLEDVLSLLKDNDSERNYLDLELNLKESFFDDFKGEKYSFIYSYHNFERAITLSEMQTLLSEREAIRGRSIVYKFAVKARNISEFYEFFSGVKQLSLEKKIAAISMGELGMMARIFPEKFSSVFTYACLGEPKAPGQVSIELYQKIRKF from the coding sequence GTGGATCCGGGCTTTATAAAAAAAGCCCGGGCTCTTTTAGTTCTCAGCCTTTCCGAAGAAGAACTTAAAATATTAAATACTTATAATTTAGAATCTGTTGATATACTTGAAGTGCGTTTTGACCTCTGTTCAACAGATTTTATCAAAAAAGAACTTACGAGTATATTAAAAAATATTAAAAAACCTCTTATCTTTACCTATAGAGTTCCTGCTGATTCCAGCTTAGAGGGAAACCGGGATTTAAAACTGGAAGATGTTTTGTCTCTTTTAAAAGACAATGATAGTGAAAGGAATTATCTCGATCTGGAGCTGAATCTGAAAGAATCCTTCTTTGACGATTTCAAAGGGGAAAAGTATAGCTTTATTTATTCCTATCACAATTTTGAGAGAGCCATTACCCTGTCGGAAATGCAGACACTTCTCTCTGAAAGAGAAGCGATCCGGGGAAGAAGCATTGTATATAAGTTTGCAGTTAAAGCCAGGAACATTTCTGAGTTTTATGAATTCTTTTCGGGGGTAAAACAACTATCTCTCGAGAAAAAGATAGCCGCTATTTCAATGGGAGAACTGGGGATGATGGCAAGAATTTTTCCGGAAAAGTTTTCTTCTGTTTTCACCTACGCCTGCCTCGGTGAACCGAAAGCACCGGGACAGGTATCCATAGAACTATATCAGAAAATTAGAAAGTTCTAA
- a CDS encoding penicillin-binding protein activator LpoB, whose translation MKYLSLLFLLFSLIVSCSSGAKRLNEKKDLVADSGSLTRLEMEEAAVKLASSISKHFKKNKPAAGVFVELLRTKNETTEEIPTDIFDNALVNTLLAKGIYTVRSENLKEALEKLKQDQELGGNLSAGELKSPNYFIKTQIDESVFRQDGDKIVEQVINVELRSVETTLVAWSDKVAFRKKARSNSGVGW comes from the coding sequence ATGAAATATCTATCCTTACTTTTTTTACTCTTCAGTCTTATTGTTTCCTGTAGTTCAGGAGCAAAGCGCTTAAATGAAAAGAAAGACCTGGTAGCCGATAGCGGAAGCCTAACCAGACTTGAAATGGAGGAGGCTGCTGTCAAATTAGCCTCTTCTATATCCAAACATTTTAAGAAAAATAAACCGGCAGCCGGGGTTTTTGTAGAGCTCTTACGCACTAAAAATGAAACTACAGAAGAAATACCTACTGATATTTTTGATAATGCACTTGTAAATACTTTACTGGCCAAAGGGATTTACACAGTTCGTTCGGAAAATCTGAAAGAAGCACTCGAAAAACTAAAGCAAGATCAGGAATTAGGAGGAAATCTTTCAGCCGGTGAACTAAAATCTCCTAATTATTTTATAAAAACCCAGATAGATGAATCCGTTTTTAGACAGGATGGTGACAAAATCGTAGAGCAGGTGATAAACGTTGAGCTTCGAAGTGTAGAAACCACTCTTGTAGCCTGGTCAGATAAGGTCGCCTTTCGTAAAAAAGCCAGGAGCAATTCGGGTGTAGGCTGGTAA
- a CDS encoding carbon-nitrogen family hydrolase — protein sequence METLRIAAVQPDILWEKPDENLGRMEKLLNELQDVDMILFPETFLSGYTMNSRRLAEPRGARAETFLKKLAEAKKAAVGGGWIQENGEKAPLNTFSFFFPNGEVKHYLKNHPFSFVGEEKFYTAGEELCCFDYKGFSLSLLICYDLRFPEIFRRSAGQTDLYLLIANWPDERIEHWDTLLKARAIENQAFVLGVNRVGNTGKRNVKNFPGHTSLYDPFGKNLIQDTGREEIFIVEISKETLQFYRNKFPFLKDRKPVHNPW from the coding sequence ATGGAAACTTTAAGAATTGCCGCTGTTCAACCCGACATTCTCTGGGAAAAACCGGATGAAAACCTGGGGAGAATGGAAAAACTTCTGAACGAATTACAAGACGTCGACATGATCCTTTTCCCGGAAACCTTTCTTAGTGGTTATACTATGAATAGTCGCAGGCTGGCAGAACCCCGCGGAGCCAGGGCGGAGACTTTCTTAAAAAAGCTGGCAGAAGCAAAAAAGGCTGCTGTAGGAGGTGGTTGGATACAGGAAAATGGAGAAAAGGCCCCTTTAAATACCTTTTCCTTTTTTTTTCCGAATGGAGAAGTCAAGCATTACCTGAAAAACCATCCTTTTTCTTTTGTAGGCGAAGAAAAGTTTTATACAGCCGGAGAAGAGCTTTGCTGTTTTGACTATAAAGGTTTTTCTCTCAGTCTGCTGATTTGCTACGACCTGCGGTTTCCGGAAATTTTCCGAAGAAGTGCGGGACAAACGGATCTGTACCTTTTAATTGCCAACTGGCCGGATGAAAGAATTGAACACTGGGATACACTTTTAAAAGCGAGGGCTATAGAAAACCAGGCTTTTGTGCTCGGAGTAAACCGGGTAGGAAATACCGGCAAGCGCAATGTAAAAAATTTTCCGGGACATACCTCTCTATATGATCCCTTCGGAAAAAATTTGATACAGGATACCGGCAGAGAGGAAATTTTTATCGTTGAAATCTCCAAAGAAACTCTTCAATTCTATCGGAACAAGTTTCCCTTCTTAAAAGATAGAAAGCCCGTGCATAATCCCTGGTGA
- a CDS encoding DNA-protecting protein DprA yields the protein MQNLYPLIYSFYGIYEVVYKQNLHLIARSIEELAELALSRLQKIKREKYLQIASEVYEKCKALNLSFIDYYDTSYPPLLKEIYDPPIVLFYKGNKDLFLKNYVAIVGTRKPSHISRLACHFLPSYLRTKGFEGLVSGMASGIDRASMLAALEGDMPVIGVLGTGLDKEYPSSNRDLYEKMNKSNSSLLISEMFYGENTNRWSFPRRNRIITGLCSSVYIMEAPAKSGAISSAYHALSQNRDIYIFTHPEQKNNAGGEKLLSEGANRVQIENIGSGSEQILHISDLVGEEYCRIPSELASVVQKEMQGKLQNLGDGYYRKAS from the coding sequence ATGCAAAATCTTTACCCCTTAATATATTCTTTTTATGGAATATACGAAGTAGTTTACAAACAAAATCTACATTTAATTGCCCGGTCAATTGAAGAACTGGCAGAACTGGCCCTATCCCGCTTGCAAAAAATCAAAAGAGAAAAATACTTACAAATTGCAAGTGAAGTCTACGAAAAGTGTAAGGCCCTAAATTTATCTTTTATAGATTACTATGATACGTCTTATCCTCCTCTTTTAAAAGAGATTTACGACCCTCCTATTGTTTTATTTTACAAAGGAAATAAAGACTTATTCCTGAAAAACTATGTAGCAATTGTAGGAACCCGTAAACCTTCCCATATATCCAGACTCGCCTGTCATTTCCTGCCTTCTTACCTCAGGACGAAAGGTTTTGAGGGTCTTGTTTCCGGGATGGCCTCCGGCATAGATAGAGCGTCTATGTTGGCAGCTCTCGAAGGGGACATGCCCGTAATAGGAGTTCTCGGAACGGGTCTGGATAAGGAATATCCATCCTCCAATCGCGATCTGTATGAAAAGATGAATAAGAGTAATTCTTCCTTGCTCATCAGTGAAATGTTCTACGGAGAAAATACAAACCGCTGGTCTTTTCCGAGAAGAAACCGCATCATTACAGGGCTCTGTTCTTCGGTTTATATTATGGAAGCCCCGGCTAAGAGTGGAGCTATTTCCTCTGCTTACCATGCATTATCTCAAAATCGTGATATATACATTTTTACTCATCCGGAACAAAAGAACAATGCAGGAGGAGAAAAGCTACTTTCAGAGGGAGCCAATCGGGTTCAGATTGAAAATATAGGAAGTGGTTCTGAGCAAATTTTACATATCAGTGATTTAGTCGGAGAAGAATACTGTCGGATACCTTCCGAGTTGGCTTCTGTAGTTCAAAAAGAAATGCAGGGGAAACTTCAAAACCTGGGAGATGGATATTATCGAAAAGCATCATAA
- a CDS encoding bifunctional aldolase/short-chain dehydrogenase, producing MKSLWNDDDAKNFKGDLGLRVYTTRLLGADDTLVLHGGGNTSVKIKEKNLFSEEEEILYVKGSGWDLASIEEAGFSPVSLQHLIRLAGLSELSDPEMVNEMKTHMTRASAPSPSVEAILHAILPFKYVDHTHADAVVSITNTENGKEKIQDIYGDSVVIIPYIMPGFDLARLCNELYRKESKSSTIGMILLNHGVFSFGDTAKESYERMIHLVSLAESYLQSKNAYYLSSSNNYEKKFIGLELASLRKKVSETAGSAMILYSDRSDRCLNFTNRPDLQKIATQGPATPDHVIRTKRIPLIGRDVDSFVKNYKTYFETNEPHAKERKTMLDPSPRVILDSELGLCTAGQNAKAAFIAADIYRHTMDIIERSELLGAYKALSEKDIFDMEYWDLEQAKLRSGIIPPIFSGEVVLITGSASGIGKACIDSFLKRGAAVIGLDLQASVETLYKRPEYIGIACDLTEEEQFKKALQKGVERFGGIDMLVLNAGIFPKSSRIETLSTADWKKTMSINLDANLSILRETYPFLKLSYRGGRVAIVGSKNVPAPGPGAAAYSVSKAALNQLMRVTALEWGQDNIRINSVHPNSVFDTGIWTDEVLKARAEQYGLSVEEYKKNNILKTEIKSKDVAELLAELCGPTFSKTTAAQIPIDGGNDRVL from the coding sequence ATGAAAAGTCTATGGAATGATGACGATGCCAAAAATTTTAAGGGAGACCTGGGTTTACGAGTTTATACAACCCGACTCTTAGGGGCGGACGATACCCTTGTTTTACACGGAGGAGGAAATACTTCCGTCAAAATAAAAGAGAAAAATCTTTTTTCCGAAGAAGAAGAGATTCTTTATGTAAAAGGAAGCGGCTGGGATCTGGCAAGTATCGAAGAAGCCGGTTTTTCACCGGTCAGCTTGCAGCATTTAATACGACTTGCCGGACTTTCGGAATTATCCGATCCGGAAATGGTCAACGAAATGAAAACCCACATGACCCGCGCTTCTGCTCCTTCCCCTTCGGTAGAAGCTATCCTGCACGCCATCCTTCCTTTTAAGTACGTGGACCATACCCATGCCGATGCAGTAGTAAGTATTACCAATACAGAGAATGGAAAAGAAAAAATACAGGATATATATGGTGATTCTGTTGTTATTATTCCCTATATTATGCCCGGCTTTGACCTTGCAAGGCTTTGTAACGAACTTTACCGGAAAGAAAGTAAAAGTTCTACTATAGGAATGATACTTCTTAATCACGGAGTATTTAGCTTTGGAGATACAGCAAAAGAATCTTATGAAAGGATGATTCACCTGGTTTCTCTGGCAGAGAGTTATTTGCAATCTAAAAATGCATACTACCTGAGTTCTTCCAATAATTATGAAAAGAAATTCATAGGACTCGAATTGGCCTCTTTGCGTAAAAAAGTATCCGAAACCGCGGGTTCTGCCATGATTCTTTATTCCGATAGATCTGATAGATGTTTGAATTTTACGAATAGACCGGACTTGCAAAAAATCGCTACACAGGGACCTGCAACCCCGGATCATGTTATCCGCACGAAGCGTATTCCTCTTATCGGAAGAGATGTGGATTCATTTGTAAAGAATTATAAAACCTATTTTGAAACGAATGAGCCCCATGCAAAAGAAAGAAAAACCATGCTGGATCCATCTCCCCGTGTCATTCTTGACTCGGAATTAGGTCTCTGCACCGCAGGACAGAATGCAAAAGCAGCTTTTATAGCAGCCGATATCTACCGGCATACTATGGATATAATCGAACGTTCTGAATTATTAGGAGCTTATAAAGCCTTATCCGAAAAAGATATTTTTGACATGGAATACTGGGATCTGGAGCAGGCCAAGTTACGTTCCGGAATAATTCCCCCTATTTTTTCCGGAGAAGTAGTTTTAATTACAGGATCTGCTTCCGGCATCGGAAAAGCCTGTATAGATTCTTTTTTAAAAAGAGGTGCAGCTGTAATCGGACTCGATCTGCAAGCAAGCGTGGAGACCCTGTATAAAAGACCTGAGTACATCGGGATAGCCTGCGACCTTACAGAAGAAGAACAATTTAAGAAAGCTCTACAAAAGGGAGTGGAACGATTTGGTGGCATTGATATGCTTGTATTAAATGCAGGAATATTTCCGAAAAGTTCAAGAATTGAAACCTTAAGTACCGCTGATTGGAAAAAAACTATGAGCATAAATTTAGATGCCAACCTCAGTATTCTTCGAGAAACCTATCCCTTCCTGAAACTTTCTTACAGGGGAGGAAGAGTCGCAATAGTGGGTTCTAAAAACGTTCCGGCTCCGGGACCCGGGGCTGCTGCCTATTCGGTATCCAAAGCAGCTCTGAATCAACTCATGCGGGTAACTGCTCTCGAATGGGGACAGGATAATATACGGATCAATTCGGTTCATCCCAATTCTGTTTTTGATACGGGCATCTGGACGGATGAAGTCCTAAAAGCGAGAGCCGAGCAATATGGTTTAAGCGTGGAAGAATATAAGAAAAATAATATATTAAAAACTGAAATAAAAAGTAAAGATGTGGCAGAGTTACTGGCAGAGCTTTGCGGCCCTACTTTTTCTAAAACTACCGCGGCCCAGATTCCTATAGACGGAGGGAATGATAGGGTTTTATAG